One window of the Pedobacter ginsengisoli genome contains the following:
- a CDS encoding P-loop NTPase fold protein, protein MNISADAITNNDTLGRENFARQMVNSLITAFTGEQESLVVGIAGSWGSGKSTLLGFIKAHLEAEYKDKPEDLKVVEFNSWGNTAEDDLERNFLKTILNSLQDPTWAKPAEEADKKLKGYLKHLQRVQFLRYIHPIANNLFEGLDDYLNQHEMSSVEEIKSAANELLLKNAGKLYILIDDIDRLTPKEITQLFKVLKVNLNLKNTVFIIAYDKEVVIKALENEYGFNGEKYLEKIIQVDFTMPTVESSQLELLFFKRLDDLLKRLNLSIDMSDLKSIWNLHGLKEFFSSIRDLNRYFNNLIFTLPNIAQNVYLPDFLLLEAIRTFDHKGYTHLYSGFLLTARKGIWESTNFSNFIKGSQFNETTAAMLNVLFDRTYGQDHIPDNRRLKDPKYFERYFSLSLPVTDVDEAHIHQYFAAGSNKKAILNTINKNGKMKSFLSRISNPKLPINLTESSDKYLEPIIHFWNTTTTPIDKDIYKGITSAFYQILNHSEDKFAAARTAVKLLEMDPKHTNQNGTFLLNVAIRDDADRYPTSKMINDQLTLNPEFEANFSSYLESGLDMATLLIKEENGNWISNFHFYAANRYNKSKYQSILSKNITKGWFLNFFVDRNFLGKDEKGNAGFVSPDSVAQFLPGEWLQQAVAAIDGLPDGSFSEQALRNLRFFAANCRLKNTNNTIHVEKTEPTILSGR, encoded by the coding sequence ATGAACATATCCGCTGACGCCATTACCAACAACGATACATTAGGACGTGAAAATTTCGCCCGTCAAATGGTAAACAGCCTGATCACCGCCTTTACTGGTGAACAGGAAAGTCTGGTAGTAGGTATAGCTGGCAGTTGGGGTTCCGGAAAGTCTACCTTATTGGGTTTTATTAAAGCGCACCTGGAAGCCGAGTACAAGGACAAGCCCGAAGACTTGAAAGTGGTAGAATTCAACAGTTGGGGAAATACCGCAGAAGACGATCTGGAGCGTAACTTTTTAAAAACGATCCTCAATTCCCTTCAAGATCCAACATGGGCTAAACCTGCAGAAGAAGCCGACAAAAAGCTAAAAGGATACCTGAAACACCTTCAGCGTGTGCAATTCCTGCGATACATCCACCCCATCGCAAATAATTTATTCGAGGGGCTAGATGACTATCTTAACCAACATGAGATGAGCTCGGTTGAAGAGATCAAATCTGCAGCAAATGAGCTACTCCTAAAGAATGCCGGAAAGCTTTACATCTTAATTGATGACATAGACCGGCTGACTCCAAAGGAGATCACGCAGCTCTTCAAAGTACTCAAGGTAAATCTTAACCTGAAAAACACAGTCTTCATTATCGCCTACGACAAAGAAGTGGTCATCAAAGCACTGGAAAATGAATATGGCTTTAATGGAGAGAAATATCTGGAAAAAATTATACAAGTTGATTTCACAATGCCAACGGTAGAAAGCAGCCAACTCGAGCTGCTGTTTTTCAAGCGTTTAGATGATTTACTTAAACGACTGAATTTAAGCATTGATATGAGTGACCTGAAATCCATCTGGAACCTTCATGGACTCAAGGAATTTTTCTCCTCCATACGGGACCTCAACAGGTATTTTAACAATTTGATCTTTACACTCCCCAATATCGCACAAAATGTGTACCTGCCAGATTTTTTATTATTGGAAGCTATCCGAACTTTTGATCATAAGGGCTACACGCATCTCTACAGTGGATTTTTACTCACAGCACGTAAGGGGATTTGGGAAAGCACAAACTTCAGCAATTTCATAAAAGGGTCGCAATTCAACGAAACAACAGCAGCTATGCTGAACGTACTATTTGATCGCACCTATGGACAAGACCATATCCCTGATAATCGGCGGCTAAAGGATCCGAAATATTTTGAGCGGTATTTTTCGTTATCCCTACCTGTTACTGATGTTGACGAGGCACATATTCACCAGTATTTCGCAGCCGGATCCAATAAAAAAGCCATATTGAATACCATCAACAAAAATGGAAAAATGAAATCCTTCCTGAGCAGAATTTCCAATCCAAAACTACCAATTAACCTAACAGAAAGCAGCGATAAGTACCTGGAACCCATAATACACTTCTGGAACACCACTACCACACCGATCGACAAAGATATCTATAAGGGAATTACCTCTGCATTTTATCAGATACTTAATCACTCTGAGGACAAGTTCGCAGCTGCACGTACAGCGGTCAAGCTATTAGAGATGGATCCTAAGCATACCAATCAAAATGGCACCTTCCTATTAAATGTTGCGATCAGAGATGATGCTGACAGATACCCAACCTCAAAAATGATTAATGATCAACTAACCCTAAATCCGGAATTTGAGGCTAATTTTAGCAGTTATCTCGAATCTGGTTTAGATATGGCAACCTTACTGATAAAAGAGGAAAATGGCAACTGGATAAGCAATTTCCATTTCTATGCTGCAAACCGTTACAACAAAAGCAAGTACCAATCCATTTTATCAAAAAACATAACCAAGGGTTGGTTTCTCAACTTCTTTGTAGACAGGAATTTTCTTGGAAAAGATGAAAAAGGTAATGCCGGCTTTGTAAGCCCGGATTCAGTGGCGCAATTCCTTCCGGGCGAATGGTTACAACAAGCAGTAGCTGCTATTGATGGATTACCAGATGGCTCTTTTAGCGAACAAGCACTGAGAAATCTAAGATTTTTCGCAGCTAACTGCCGACTAAAGAATACCAATAATACCATTCATGTTGAAAAAACAGAACCCACAATATTATCAGGACGCTGA
- a CDS encoding TlpA family protein disulfide reductase, translated as MKNLLCILSLLFLLSCKQSAVSSIGTPAIKAGTAKLTGRIINPDGAHQDSVLLTIGVPHPILGEYVKQEALTDRSGKFAIDVAVETDITLISLYTSLRRKPLYVKLTSAGTTNIDITYNSNFEIKNLDVRPAGLSQADMINSIAIIDEMLDYHGAPTSLYDKSTDVFLTHAKTAVSKRLEILNNSQLLSKEIKGFLSKDFRLFQYSSFVFDYEKYMTMNYRNITRDTVNKPAIQKIDKSYYRFLKDFKLNDPQYLNCYSFLEAQKKILQNEILDLPQIGETDIPSWLAKVKVILADLVGFSDGPYYDILVANAYGRQLNEEIRPLSEKQKENIISYWKKGEIAKILLRKNRQVVELDKFKSPVVVNDISSVPKEQVMEAILAKHKGKVVFIDLWATWCGPCLDAMTQFRSTKNEFHDKNIAFVYLTNGSSPRKLWEEKIKGIGSEHYYLTGDQWEHVMSKFEFEYIPSYLIYNKQGVFVNKFTAFPGNDKLKTIIKGLL; from the coding sequence ATGAAAAATCTTCTTTGTATACTCAGCCTTTTGTTCCTCTTATCATGTAAACAATCTGCTGTCAGCTCAATAGGTACACCCGCGATAAAAGCAGGTACAGCCAAGCTAACGGGAAGAATAATCAATCCGGACGGTGCTCATCAGGATAGCGTACTTTTAACCATCGGCGTCCCCCATCCAATTTTGGGCGAGTATGTTAAGCAGGAAGCGCTTACCGACCGGTCAGGAAAGTTCGCTATCGATGTAGCTGTCGAAACAGACATCACGCTGATTAGCTTGTACACCAGTTTAAGGCGAAAACCCCTTTATGTTAAATTGACGAGTGCTGGTACAACCAACATTGACATTACTTACAATTCAAATTTTGAGATCAAAAATTTGGACGTCAGGCCAGCTGGCCTGTCTCAAGCAGACATGATCAACAGTATAGCGATCATAGATGAAATGTTGGATTATCATGGAGCACCTACATCTTTATACGACAAAAGCACGGATGTATTTCTGACCCATGCTAAAACTGCGGTATCGAAAAGACTGGAAATTTTAAATAATAGCCAACTCTTGTCAAAAGAAATAAAAGGCTTTCTTTCTAAGGATTTTCGGTTATTCCAATATAGCAGCTTTGTCTTTGACTACGAAAAATACATGACCATGAATTATCGAAACATCACCCGGGACACGGTTAACAAACCTGCGATCCAAAAGATTGACAAATCTTATTATCGCTTTTTAAAAGATTTTAAGCTCAATGACCCGCAATATCTGAATTGTTATTCCTTCCTTGAAGCTCAAAAAAAAATTCTTCAAAATGAAATATTAGACCTCCCTCAGATCGGAGAAACTGACATTCCCTCCTGGCTGGCAAAGGTGAAAGTTATTTTAGCGGATCTGGTCGGCTTCAGTGATGGTCCATATTATGATATTTTAGTCGCTAATGCCTATGGCAGACAGCTAAACGAAGAAATAAGACCACTATCCGAAAAGCAAAAAGAGAATATCATAAGTTATTGGAAAAAAGGAGAAATTGCGAAAATCCTGCTTAGAAAGAACAGACAGGTGGTCGAATTGGATAAATTCAAATCACCGGTCGTTGTAAATGATATTTCGTCAGTTCCAAAAGAACAGGTTATGGAAGCAATTCTTGCTAAACACAAAGGAAAAGTTGTTTTTATCGACCTCTGGGCGACCTGGTGCGGGCCTTGCCTGGATGCCATGACACAATTCAGAAGCACTAAAAACGAATTTCACGATAAGAATATTGCCTTCGTGTATTTAACCAACGGGTCGTCACCCCGAAAGCTATGGGAAGAAAAAATTAAAGGAATAGGAAGTGAGCATTATTATCTGACAGGCGATCAGTGGGAACACGTGATGAGCAAATTTGAATTCGAATATATTCCGTCCTATCTGATCTATAACAAGCAGGGCGTATTCGTCAATAAGTTTACCGCTTTCCCTGGAAATGACAAATTGAAAACGATAATTAAAGGCTTGTTGTAA
- a CDS encoding redoxin domain-containing protein: MSRLLTLLFVFSFPYSALCQELNVPNGQQFAYTWHVVGKGGHKYDQLRTYIFRSLGRNDKGDNVFECQLVRAVEKDDPGASPDLDTDNPKATVFNNSGVLTPLALLQQPLTVTVSAKGKLLDIDGYDAVLSRVDRDWELQKGIRSQIESRKESLGYYIQDMFFQFPDQPIGSSGEWKDKRGVSYKMERLYGHPRGAVKVNKEVPEFNKASFSNESLLQISFVREGDVEEKGIYILDPKTGLVRDFSKNKSFEYSYSSVNDREVSELAIVMETNPKESNLDTAWLNMAIKTGLWSAAFGSGQDYNLEKMQRYFKTKDAQFEKTPLYQVNKLSLLQKLRKNPKAEALYSDLLMSIPNAYLSVPGLYHHLINKFHQLFEKDARLAYEVAGYFYQTKDFNSWLHETSAQNFLSSYSSNKESWDNGLEVVRLMHTDKNLAMRQTADPLFYWSQANKNPKDLNKLLSSANALSKMDNKTMQLGKGGRYGVLVYQLLVNEGKQAEANHLLDAILDKLHVVVVDTLYGGRKDDRSILAHAYQLKYLARKGSGDVNAIKYLSLAAQYSPTGPADKSRMSRYDKHFLKSKETYRQDFVEMLFSSGNEKQALKTFAAHISAEPESLEEMKSLYLRHFPQNDFKALMSDEVIVSWEKAPDFKLKDLNDNERTLKDYSGKWMVIDFWGTWCGPCVAELPEINTFNKELDEGKYPGATFLSIACKDYEQTVKAFLTKNNYEIPVLMSDNKIQFKYNIDGYPYKVMVSPTGRMITLERGKDWRKILKLFNRISGVW, encoded by the coding sequence ATGTCTAGATTATTAACGCTTCTCTTTGTTTTTAGTTTTCCTTATTCCGCTCTTTGTCAGGAGTTGAATGTGCCAAACGGCCAGCAGTTCGCCTACACTTGGCATGTAGTGGGAAAGGGCGGACACAAATATGATCAGTTGCGTACCTATATTTTTCGCTCACTGGGCAGAAATGACAAAGGTGATAATGTGTTCGAATGTCAATTAGTGAGAGCGGTTGAAAAAGACGATCCTGGTGCAAGTCCAGACTTGGATACCGATAATCCTAAAGCGACAGTCTTTAATAATTCGGGTGTGTTAACACCTCTGGCGCTATTGCAGCAACCCCTTACAGTAACAGTTAGCGCGAAAGGAAAGCTTTTGGATATTGATGGCTACGATGCTGTTTTATCACGTGTGGACAGGGACTGGGAACTTCAAAAGGGCATAAGGAGTCAGATCGAAAGCCGTAAAGAATCACTGGGTTACTATATTCAGGATATGTTTTTCCAATTTCCAGACCAGCCAATCGGTAGTTCGGGAGAATGGAAGGATAAACGTGGAGTCAGTTATAAAATGGAAAGATTGTATGGACATCCCCGTGGGGCGGTGAAAGTAAATAAAGAAGTTCCTGAATTTAATAAAGCTTCATTTTCTAACGAATCACTACTGCAAATTAGTTTTGTTCGTGAGGGCGATGTGGAAGAAAAAGGGATTTATATTTTAGATCCTAAAACTGGTTTGGTACGGGATTTTAGCAAAAACAAGTCTTTTGAATATAGCTATAGCTCTGTAAACGATCGTGAGGTATCGGAATTGGCAATAGTAATGGAAACGAATCCTAAAGAAAGCAATCTGGATACGGCCTGGCTTAACATGGCGATAAAAACGGGCTTATGGTCTGCTGCATTTGGAAGTGGTCAGGACTACAATCTGGAGAAGATGCAGCGATATTTCAAGACAAAAGATGCTCAGTTTGAAAAAACTCCCCTTTACCAGGTAAATAAGCTCTCCCTTCTCCAGAAACTGCGCAAGAATCCAAAGGCAGAGGCCTTGTACAGTGATTTGCTGATGTCTATCCCGAATGCTTATCTTTCAGTGCCAGGTCTCTACCATCACCTCATAAATAAATTCCACCAGCTTTTCGAGAAAGATGCGCGTCTTGCCTATGAAGTTGCGGGTTATTTTTATCAAACTAAAGATTTCAATAGTTGGCTGCATGAAACATCGGCGCAGAATTTTCTTAGTTCTTATAGCTCAAATAAAGAAAGCTGGGACAATGGACTGGAAGTAGTTCGATTGATGCATACAGATAAGAACCTTGCTATGCGTCAAACTGCTGATCCCTTGTTCTACTGGTCTCAGGCAAATAAAAATCCAAAGGATTTGAATAAATTGTTGAGCTCAGCCAACGCATTGTCGAAAATGGATAATAAGACTATGCAGCTTGGTAAGGGTGGGAGGTATGGAGTGTTGGTTTATCAACTGTTGGTAAATGAAGGTAAGCAAGCAGAAGCAAACCACTTGCTGGACGCAATCTTAGATAAACTGCATGTGGTAGTGGTAGATACATTATATGGTGGTAGAAAGGATGATAGGAGTATTTTGGCCCATGCATACCAGTTGAAATACCTGGCCAGGAAAGGCTCGGGTGATGTAAATGCGATCAAGTACTTGTCTTTAGCGGCACAATATTCGCCCACCGGGCCTGCAGATAAAAGCAGGATGTCAAGATATGACAAGCATTTCCTGAAGTCGAAAGAAACCTACCGGCAGGATTTTGTGGAAATGCTGTTCAGCTCCGGTAATGAAAAACAGGCACTCAAAACCTTTGCTGCACATATCAGTGCAGAACCGGAAAGTCTTGAAGAGATGAAATCATTGTACCTGAGACATTTTCCTCAGAATGACTTTAAAGCCTTAATGAGTGATGAGGTGATTGTTTCATGGGAGAAGGCACCGGATTTTAAATTGAAAGACCTTAATGATAACGAAAGGACGCTGAAGGATTATTCGGGAAAGTGGATGGTCATAGACTTCTGGGGCACCTGGTGTGGTCCCTGTGTCGCAGAACTTCCTGAAATTAATACTTTTAATAAAGAGTTGGATGAAGGTAAGTACCCAGGCGCTACGTTCTTAAGTATTGCCTGTAAAGATTATGAACAAACTGTTAAAGCGTTTCTGACTAAAAATAACTACGAAATCCCTGTACTGATGTCTGATAACAAAATACAGTTCAAGTACAATATAGATGGATATCCTTATAAAGTTATGGTGTCGCCAACCGGAAGGATGATCACTTTGGAAAGAGGCAAGGACTGGAGGAAAATTCTGAAGCTATTTAACCGTATTTCAGGGGTATGGTAA
- a CDS encoding nuclease-related domain-containing protein, translating into MVDKVIEFWPLWLLLFLTLVIKIIRPLIKGIIGEIAVAFVLKFLSKKNYRVIHDVTLYGDGYKSQIDHIVVSKFGVFVIETKNYKGWILGSERAQYWTQVIYKSKKKLYNPILQNYGHIKALKSTLSNYPSIKYIPIVVFTWKSTLKINTSSEVVKIFSLLRTIKRYKQNILSDFLKDEIFEVIKSNNGKKHKNQSRLIKISENSHQRIFQ; encoded by the coding sequence ATGGTTGACAAGGTAATAGAATTTTGGCCGCTTTGGTTGTTATTGTTTCTGACATTAGTAATCAAAATTATTCGTCCGCTAATTAAGGGTATAATTGGCGAAATAGCTGTTGCCTTCGTTTTAAAATTCCTTAGTAAGAAAAATTATAGAGTAATACATGATGTTACATTATATGGTGATGGCTACAAATCCCAAATTGATCATATTGTCGTTTCAAAATTTGGTGTTTTTGTTATCGAAACAAAGAATTATAAAGGCTGGATTTTAGGTAGCGAACGTGCACAATATTGGACGCAGGTGATTTATAAAAGTAAGAAAAAGCTATACAACCCTATCTTACAAAATTACGGTCACATTAAGGCTTTAAAAAGCACTTTATCAAACTATCCCTCTATTAAATATATCCCTATTGTGGTGTTTACTTGGAAATCAACACTTAAAATAAATACCTCGTCAGAAGTTGTCAAAATTTTCAGTTTGCTTAGAACAATAAAACGGTATAAACAGAATATCCTAAGCGATTTTTTAAAAGATGAGATTTTTGAAGTTATTAAATCGAATAATGGGAAAAAACATAAAAACCAAAGTCGGTTAATTAAAATTTCCGAAAATAGCCATCAAAGGATATTTCAGTAA
- a CDS encoding AbiH family protein has protein sequence MNRLIVVGNGFDLAHGMKTGYNDFILWYLKKAFSAYNKTGSYIDDLIEIKSGNLTLFKRELGNLTVSEYVDSFYLRNELDILLNTHTRSITFGWTSDRRERKPEVPFVVNVKSELLSSIIKCCSTINWVEIENLYYDELKKVLIEKNQSKQEDVRELNLTIEYIVDQLKIYLKELVIGDKIGYRKIFTDKVDISEIVGQSENTLKLNDSTNETLILNFNYTKTAEQYIDRKEMIYIHGELDNSSNPVIFGFGDELDADYIALELNKTKEIFNYIKSFWYFKTSNYHNLMRFIESNKFQARILGHSCGLSDRTLLNMIFEHKNCVSIKIFYHQTPNGGNNYTELTQEISRHFRNKQQMRMKIVPFDKSSPMPQHEKMISSQNPLSIGTTE, from the coding sequence ATGAATAGATTAATAGTTGTAGGCAATGGGTTCGATTTAGCCCATGGAATGAAAACAGGTTATAATGACTTTATACTATGGTATTTAAAGAAGGCTTTCTCTGCTTATAACAAAACCGGTAGTTATATTGATGATTTAATAGAGATCAAGAGTGGTAATCTGACTTTATTTAAACGCGAATTAGGAAATCTTACTGTTTCAGAATATGTGGATAGTTTCTACCTAAGGAATGAGCTTGATATTTTGCTAAATACTCATACACGGAGTATAACTTTTGGCTGGACTAGTGACCGCAGAGAAAGGAAGCCTGAAGTGCCATTCGTCGTTAATGTCAAATCCGAGTTACTTTCTAGCATTATAAAATGCTGCTCTACTATAAACTGGGTCGAGATTGAAAATCTTTATTATGATGAATTAAAGAAAGTATTAATTGAAAAGAATCAATCAAAACAAGAAGATGTCAGGGAATTAAACCTTACAATAGAATACATAGTTGATCAGTTGAAGATTTATTTAAAAGAACTTGTTATCGGTGACAAAATAGGTTATAGAAAGATATTTACCGACAAGGTTGATATATCCGAGATTGTAGGCCAATCTGAGAACACCCTGAAGCTTAATGATTCAACTAACGAAACTTTAATTCTGAACTTCAACTATACCAAAACTGCTGAACAGTATATAGATAGAAAAGAGATGATCTATATACATGGTGAACTAGATAATTCATCTAACCCTGTCATATTTGGATTTGGAGATGAATTAGATGCTGATTATATTGCCTTAGAACTTAATAAGACCAAAGAAATATTTAATTACATCAAATCATTTTGGTATTTCAAGACATCAAACTACCATAATTTAATGCGATTTATTGAAAGCAATAAATTCCAGGCCCGAATACTTGGACATTCCTGCGGACTTTCAGATAGAACACTGCTCAATATGATATTTGAACATAAGAATTGTGTTTCTATAAAAATTTTCTATCACCAAACCCCAAATGGCGGCAATAATTATACAGAACTTACACAAGAAATATCGAGACATTTCAGAAATAAGCAACAGATGAGGATGAAAATTGTACCTTTTGATAAGTCTAGTCCTATGCCTCAGCACGAAAAAATGATCTCAAGCCAAAACCCACTAAGCATAGGAACCACAGAATAA
- a CDS encoding UPF0758 domain-containing protein — protein sequence MNKNGILASESFSRGRRHYFLDFKLAGNNSNYVQFTRSEQQGNGSYKRWSFVIFENQFEDFISAFASLFRSAAYQGKGFVTVKQLHEEFKGEGCIKAMPPELRPREKMATSGRSEMENSELLAMLIGSGSPNESALKLAERILNGAGGSLKNLSVMSVAELCQFKGMGIAKSSTVMAAMELALRLSAATPVRYKTVYLYKKPGRPSGFFDLGN from the coding sequence ATGAATAAAAATGGAATCTTAGCATCAGAATCTTTCTCACGCGGCAGGCGTCATTATTTTTTGGACTTTAAGTTAGCCGGTAACAATAGTAACTATGTGCAGTTTACTAGGAGTGAGCAGCAGGGGAATGGCAGTTATAAGCGCTGGTCATTTGTGATTTTTGAGAACCAGTTCGAAGATTTTATCTCTGCATTTGCTTCTTTGTTTCGTTCTGCGGCTTATCAGGGGAAGGGATTTGTGACGGTAAAGCAGCTGCATGAAGAGTTTAAGGGGGAAGGTTGTATCAAAGCGATGCCACCTGAGTTAAGGCCGCGGGAAAAGATGGCGACCAGTGGCCGATCGGAAATGGAGAATAGTGAACTGTTGGCGATGCTGATTGGTTCCGGTTCTCCAAATGAGTCTGCGCTTAAGTTAGCGGAAAGAATATTGAATGGCGCAGGGGGGAGCCTTAAAAATCTTTCTGTTATGTCCGTTGCTGAGCTGTGCCAGTTTAAGGGGATGGGAATAGCTAAATCCAGTACGGTAATGGCGGCGATGGAACTGGCCTTGCGGTTGTCGGCAGCAACACCGGTACGGTACAAAACGGTATATCTCTATAAAAAGCCGGGCCGCCCTTCAGGTTTCTTTGATTTGGGGAACTGA